Proteins found in one Macaca nemestrina isolate mMacNem1 chromosome 4, mMacNem.hap1, whole genome shotgun sequence genomic segment:
- the LOC105494190 gene encoding large ribosomal subunit protein bL32m, translating to MALAMLVLVVPPWPAARGLLRNYWERLLRKFPQNRPGFPSPPWGPALAVQGPAIFTEPANDTSGSKENSSLLDSIFWMAAPKSRRTIEVNRCRRRNPQKLIKVKNNIDVCLECGHLKQKHVLCAYCYEKVRKETAEIRRQIGKQEGGPFKAPTIETVVLYTGETPSEQDQGKRIIERDRKRPSWFTQN from the exons ATGGcgctggccatgctggtcttaGTGGTTCCGCCGTGGCCTGCGGCCCGGGGCCTGCTTCGAAACTACTGGGAGCGACTGCTGCGGAAGTTTCCGCAGAACCGGCCGGGCTTTCCCAGTCCTCCGTGGG GACCAGCATTAGCAGTACAGGGCCCAGCCATATTTACAGAGCCAGCAAATGATACCAGTGGAAGTAAAGAGAATTCCAGCCTTTTGGATAGTATCTTTTGGATGGCAGCTCCCAAAAGTAGACGCACCATTGAAGTTAACCGGTGTAGGAGAAGAAACCCACAGAAGCTTATTAAAGTTAAG aaCAATATAGACGTTTGTCTTGAATGTGGTCACCTGAAGCAGAAACATGTCCTTTGTGCCTACTGCTATGAAAAGGTGCGCAAGGAGACTGCGGAGATCCGACGACAGATAGGGAAACAAGAAGGGGGCCCTTTTAAGGCTCCCACCATCGAGACTGTGGTGCTGTACACGGGAGAGACGCCGTCTGAACAAGATCAGGGCAAAAGGATCATTGAACGAGACAGAAAGCGACCATCCTGGTTCACCCAGAATTGA